Part of the Phycisphaeraceae bacterium genome, GCACGGCTACCCTCACTCCCTATGGCCCATGTCGTCACCCGTTTCGCCCCCTCGCCCACCGGCTGGCTCCATGTCGGCGGCGCCCGCACCGCGCTCTTCTGCTACGCCTTCGCGAAGCGCGGGGGCGGGTCCTTCCTTCTTCGCATCGAAGACACCGATCAGGCGCGCTCCAGCGAGGACTTCACGCGTGGCATCCTCGTCGACATGGCGTGGCTCGGCATCGCGTGGGACGAGGGCCCGGCCTTCACCGACTCCAAGGGCGTCCGCTTCGGGGGCGACCCGCGCTCTGTCGCGCCCTTCGAGCAGAGCAGGCGACTCGATCTGTACAACCAGTACCTCGATCGCCTGATCGCCGAAGGGAAGGCCTACGCCGCCTTCGAGAAGCCCGAGGAGCTGGAGGCCAAGCGAAAGGCGGCCATCGCGCGCAAGGAGCCGTACCGCTACGACCGCGCCGCGCTCGAGATCCCTGCCGACGAGCGCGCCCGGCGGGTGGCGGCGGGCGAGCCCCATGTCGTGCGTTTCCTGTGCCCCGACGAAGAGGTTCTGGTCGTCGACGAGGTGCTGGGCGAGGTGCGCGTCGGCCCGGGCGAGGTCGACGACTTCGTGATCCGCAAGGCCGACGGCTTCCCGACCTACCACTTCAGCGTCGTGATCGACGACGAGCTGATGGGCGTGACCCACGTGCTGCGCGGTCAGGAGCACCTGTACAACACGCCCAAGCACGTCGCGCTGCAGCGCGCGCTGGGGTTCCGCACGCCCAAGTTCGCGCACATGCCCCTCATCTTCAACATGGAGGGGGCGAAGATGAGCAAGCGCGAGCGCGACCAGGCGGCGCGCAAGGCGGCGAAAGACGCCGGGCTCTCGTCGTCGCCCACGCCCGCGCTCGACGACGCGTCGTTCGGCGTCTGGCTCAACGACAAAACCAAGCAGCTCCCGCCAGAGCAGCTCGAGCCCCTGGCCGAGGCGCTGGGCCTGCTGCTGCCCGAGGTCACGGTCAACGATTTCCGGCGCGCCGGCTACCTGCCCGAGGTCATCACGAACTTCATTGCGCTGCTCGGCTGGTCGCCCCCGCCCGAGGCGGGCGAGAACATCGAGAAATTCGACATCGGCTTCCTCGTGAAGTGGTTCGATCTTGGGCGCATCGGGAAGAGCAACTCTCGCTTCGATCGCAAGAAGCTGCTCGCGTTCAACACCGACGCGATCGCGGCCATGCCCGACGACGAGTTCGCCCGGCGCTGGCGCGAATGGTGCGAGGCGCACGCGCCGGCCATCGCCTCGCAGATCACGGGCGACGCGTTCACGACGCTCGCGTCGGCTGTCCGCCCGCGCTGCAAGACCTTCCTCGACGCCGCCGAGCAGGGCCGCTTCGCGCTCGCCGAGAGCGACCGCGTGGTCTACGACGCGAAGTCGGTCGAGAAGAACCTCACGAAGAACGAGGGCGAGGGGCTGAGAGTCCTGCGCGAGCTGCGCGGCGCGATCGCCGGGATCGGCCGGTTCGACGCCGCCTCGGTGAGCGCGGCGCTCGAATCGTTCGCGGAGTCTCGCGCGCTGGGCATGGGCAAGGTCGCCCAGCCCCTGCGCGTGGCGCTCACGGGATCGACGATCAGCCCGCCCATCGGCGAGACGCTCGCGGTGCTCGGGAAGGATCGCACGCTCGCGCGGATCGACGCGTGCCTGGCGGCCCACGCCTGAGCGGTCAGCCCTTGACGCTGTCCTGCGCGGTTTTGTGCATGAGATAGGCGAAGGAGCCCATCGCCGCGGCGCTCATCGGGTCGGCGTCGGCCGGGGGGCGTCGCTGCACGAACGAGCCGTCGGGCTGCATCTGCCACAGGTCTCGGTGATCGGAGAGGTCGGCCTCGACGATGTCGTGCAGTTTGCGGCGCGCGACCGGGTCGAGGACCGGGGTGATCGCCTCGACGCGGTAGTCGAGGTTGCGGTACATCCAGTCCGCGCTGCCGATGTACCACTCGCCCTCGGTGGGGTCGTCCTTGCCTGCGCCGAAGTGGAAGATGCGCGAGTGCTCGAGGAAACGCCCCATGCTCGAGACGAGCGTGATGTTCTCGCTCATGCCGGGCACGCCGGCGCGCAGGCAGCCGAAGCCGCGGACGATCAGGTCGATCTTGACGCCGGCGCAGGACGCCTCGTAGAGCTTGTCGATGATCTGCGCGTCTTCGAGCTGGTTCATCTTCGCCTTGATGACGCCCCTGCCCCCGGCGCGCGCGATCTCGGTCTCGCGGTCGATCATCTCGATGAACCGCTTTCGCATCGTGTTGGGGGCGACGAGCAGGCGCTTGTAGTCGCGCTTGCGCGACCGGCCGGTCAGGTAGTTGAACAGGTCGATCACGTCCTCGGTGATCTCCGGGTCGCAGGTCAGCAGGCCCAGGTCGGTGTAGAGCTCGGCGGTGCGCGAGTTGTAGTTGCCGGTGCCGACGTGCGCGTAGCAGCGCAGACCGCCAGGCGCGTCGGCCTCGCGCCGGACGATGAGCGAGATCTTGGTGTGGGTCTTAAGGCCCATCACGCCGTAGGCCACGTGCACGCCGTGCTTCTCGAGTTCTTTGGCGCGCTCGACGTTGTTCATCTCGTCGAAGCGGGCGCGGACCTCGACCAGGCAGGCGACCGCCTTGCCGTTCTCGGCGGCGCGGGCCAGCTCGGGCACGAAGGGGGAGTCGGCGCTGGTGCGATAGATCGTCTGCTTGATCGCGAGCGTGTCCTTGTCGCGGGCCGCGGCCTTGATGAACCGCTCGGTGCTCGCGCCGAAGGAGTCGTAGGGGTGGTGCACGAGCACGTCGCCGCGCCGGATGACGGAGAAGATGTCGGCGTCCTCGTCGGCCAGGCGCGTGGGGACCACGGGCGTCCAGGAGGGGAACCGGAGGTGGGGGATCGCGAGGGACGCGATCTGGAAGAGGGCCGAGTAGTCCATCGGCCCGCCGCGCTCGTAGATGTCGCCGGGGTGCAGGGCGAGGCCCTCGGAGAGGAACTCGAGGAACGACGGCTCGGGCTTCGCGTTGAGTTCGAGGCGGACGGCGCGCGCGAAGCGGCGCAGTTTCATCTCACTCTCGATGGTGTCGATCAGGTCGTCGGCGTCCTCGGCGTCGTGCTCGATGTCGGCGTTGCGCGTGACGCGGAAGGGCATCACCTGCTGGATCGTCATGCCGGGGAAGAGGTCGTCGAGGTTGGTGCGGATGACATCGGTCAGCAGCACGAGTCGCAGCGGACGGTCGGCGGTTGGGGGGACGAACGGCGCGCCGGGCTCGTCGGTGCGAACCATGCGCGGGATCGAGTTCGGCACCTTCACGCGCGCGAAGAGCGATTCGTCGGCGCGGTCCGGGCTCGACACCATGACGCCGATCGAGATGCTCAGGTTCGAGATGAACGGGAAGCGATGGCCCGGGTCGACAGCCAGGGGCGTCAGCACCGGGAAGACACTCTTGCGGAACCACGCCTCGAGGCGCGCTCGTTCCTCGTCGGTGGCGTTCTCGATCGGGATGATCTGCACGCCCTCGCGCGCGAGCGAGGGGACGAGGTCGTGCTCGTAGCACTCGGCGCCCTGCGCGATGAGGTCGACCACGATGCGCCGGATCGCGTCGAGCTGCTCGCCCGGCGTCAGCCCATCGGGCGAGCGGCGCATGACGCTGGCGGCGACCTGGCGCTTCAGGCCGCCCACGCGCTTCATGAAGTACTCGTCGAGGTTGTTGTGGAAGATCGCAAGGAACTTCACGCGCTCGAGGAGCGGGTTGCGCTCGTCCTGCGCCATCTCGAGCACGCGCTTGTTGAAGCGGAGCCACTGCACCTCGCGGTTGAGGTACCGCTGCT contains:
- the gltX gene encoding glutamate--tRNA ligase, which translates into the protein MAHVVTRFAPSPTGWLHVGGARTALFCYAFAKRGGGSFLLRIEDTDQARSSEDFTRGILVDMAWLGIAWDEGPAFTDSKGVRFGGDPRSVAPFEQSRRLDLYNQYLDRLIAEGKAYAAFEKPEELEAKRKAAIARKEPYRYDRAALEIPADERARRVAAGEPHVVRFLCPDEEVLVVDEVLGEVRVGPGEVDDFVIRKADGFPTYHFSVVIDDELMGVTHVLRGQEHLYNTPKHVALQRALGFRTPKFAHMPLIFNMEGAKMSKRERDQAARKAAKDAGLSSSPTPALDDASFGVWLNDKTKQLPPEQLEPLAEALGLLLPEVTVNDFRRAGYLPEVITNFIALLGWSPPPEAGENIEKFDIGFLVKWFDLGRIGKSNSRFDRKKLLAFNTDAIAAMPDDEFARRWREWCEAHAPAIASQITGDAFTTLASAVRPRCKTFLDAAEQGRFALAESDRVVYDAKSVEKNLTKNEGEGLRVLRELRGAIAGIGRFDAASVSAALESFAESRALGMGKVAQPLRVALTGSTISPPIGETLAVLGKDRTLARIDACLAAHA
- the ppk1 gene encoding polyphosphate kinase 1 codes for the protein MSTARSSQPDLRITPDAEPLAPLRPASAPAQTATPEELASAIQAIPAEQRYLNREVQWLRFNKRVLEMAQDERNPLLERVKFLAIFHNNLDEYFMKRVGGLKRQVAASVMRRSPDGLTPGEQLDAIRRIVVDLIAQGAECYEHDLVPSLAREGVQIIPIENATDEERARLEAWFRKSVFPVLTPLAVDPGHRFPFISNLSISIGVMVSSPDRADESLFARVKVPNSIPRMVRTDEPGAPFVPPTADRPLRLVLLTDVIRTNLDDLFPGMTIQQVMPFRVTRNADIEHDAEDADDLIDTIESEMKLRRFARAVRLELNAKPEPSFLEFLSEGLALHPGDIYERGGPMDYSALFQIASLAIPHLRFPSWTPVVPTRLADEDADIFSVIRRGDVLVHHPYDSFGASTERFIKAAARDKDTLAIKQTIYRTSADSPFVPELARAAENGKAVACLVEVRARFDEMNNVERAKELEKHGVHVAYGVMGLKTHTKISLIVRREADAPGGLRCYAHVGTGNYNSRTAELYTDLGLLTCDPEITEDVIDLFNYLTGRSRKRDYKRLLVAPNTMRKRFIEMIDRETEIARAGGRGVIKAKMNQLEDAQIIDKLYEASCAGVKIDLIVRGFGCLRAGVPGMSENITLVSSMGRFLEHSRIFHFGAGKDDPTEGEWYIGSADWMYRNLDYRVEAITPVLDPVARRKLHDIVEADLSDHRDLWQMQPDGSFVQRRPPADADPMSAAAMGSFAYLMHKTAQDSVKG